The following proteins come from a genomic window of Pyxidicoccus sp. MSG2:
- a CDS encoding class I SAM-dependent methyltransferase: MSSPAESPRRFHDEPLIVIVRHLQGALGAGSVRIEVPDPDLGRGRYPGERVGPGDGLVHRPLRSWCDLADGLSCRLLTPRPVDGTHVALTFERLGSEASWHAGGEEVEEGLEPRERYGTASEFARVRKLEDAGFLLPWLEVLGRIHLPPGARVLDLGVNRGDELAAFAWLEGAPDVSFVGVDHGASALEEARARFPDTRHRFVLADLNALPEDLGRFSLVVSVGTLQSPGVDDHALLRRLVQQHLEPRATLLLGFPNSRFRDGEVVYGARVRNLREPDLSLLVKDLSFYRRYLHQHGFRTFLGGKYDLLLTAVRGGED; encoded by the coding sequence ATGTCGAGCCCCGCCGAGTCCCCCCGCCGCTTTCACGACGAGCCGCTCATCGTCATCGTGCGTCATCTGCAAGGGGCGCTCGGGGCGGGGAGCGTCCGCATCGAGGTCCCCGACCCGGACCTGGGGCGTGGGCGTTATCCAGGGGAGCGCGTGGGGCCAGGGGACGGGCTCGTCCACCGGCCGCTGCGCAGTTGGTGTGACCTGGCTGACGGGCTCTCTTGCCGGCTGCTCACGCCTCGCCCGGTGGATGGCACGCACGTGGCGCTCACCTTCGAGCGGCTCGGCTCCGAAGCCTCGTGGCACGCGGGAGGCGAGGAGGTAGAAGAGGGACTCGAGCCCCGGGAGCGGTATGGGACGGCTTCCGAGTTCGCGCGGGTGCGCAAGCTGGAGGACGCGGGATTCCTCCTGCCGTGGCTGGAGGTGCTCGGGCGCATCCATCTGCCCCCGGGCGCGAGGGTGCTCGACCTCGGGGTGAATCGGGGAGACGAGCTCGCGGCCTTCGCATGGCTCGAAGGCGCGCCGGACGTCAGCTTCGTCGGCGTGGACCATGGCGCCAGCGCGCTCGAAGAGGCGCGCGCCCGCTTTCCCGACACGCGCCACCGCTTCGTCCTCGCGGACCTCAACGCGCTGCCCGAGGACCTGGGCCGCTTCAGCCTCGTCGTGTCGGTGGGCACCTTGCAGAGCCCCGGCGTGGATGACCACGCCCTGCTGCGCCGACTGGTGCAGCAGCACCTGGAGCCGAGGGCCACGCTCCTGCTCGGCTTCCCCAACTCACGCTTCCGGGACGGAGAGGTGGTCTACGGCGCGCGCGTGCGCAACCTGCGCGAGCCGGACCTGTCGCTGCTGGTGAAGGACCTCTCCTTCTACCGGCGCTACCTGCACCAGCACGGCTTCCGCACCTTCCTTGGCGGGAAGTACGACCTGCTGCTCACCGCGGTGCGCGGCGGCGAAGACTGA